A window of the Bombina bombina isolate aBomBom1 chromosome 3, aBomBom1.pri, whole genome shotgun sequence genome harbors these coding sequences:
- the LOC128652041 gene encoding chymotrypsin-like elastase family member 1, translating to MMLRFFVFAALILCGQSFEALSFLENNGRVVGGTDSAKNAWPWQVSLQYLSGGNWYHTCGGSLIRSNWVLTAAHCVDWVASFRVVLGEHNLSLNDGTEQVIPVQQIIINKRWNTNNVAGGFDIAVLRLESDAVLNGNVQLATLPNDGDILPNNNPCTVSGWGRTYTGGPLPSTLQQAPLPVVDHATCSTSSYWGKTVKTTMVCAGGDGIHAGCNGDSGGPLNCEVNGAFQVHGVTSFVSGYGCNTYLKPTVFTRVSAYISWINDNIY from the exons ATGATGCTAAGGTTCTTTGTTTTTGCTGCTCTGATCCTATGTG GGCAGAGTTTTGAAGCTCTTAGTTTCCTTGAAAACAATGGCCGTGTGGTAGGTGGAACAGACTCAGCCAAGAATGCCTGGCCATGGCAG GTGTCTCTCCAGTATCTCTCTGGAGGCAACTGGTACCACACTTGTGGGGGTTCCCTGATCCGCTCAAACTGGGTGCTGACAGCTGCTCACTGTGTAGACTG GGTAGCTTCCTTCCGTGTGGTATTGGGAGAGCACAACCTCAGCTTGAATGACGGTACTGAGCAAGTCATCCCAGTACAGCAAATCATTATAAACAAAAGATGGAACACCAACAATGTTGCCGGAGG TTTTGATATCGCAGTTCTGCGTCTAGAATCCGATGCTGTCCTGAATGGAAATGTGCAGCTGGCTACACTGCCCAATGATGGAGATATCCTCCCAAACAATAACCCTTGCACTGTTTCTGGATGGGGCAGGACTTACA CTGGTGGACCTCTTCCCTCTACCCTTCAGCAAGCACCTCTGCCTGTGGTTGACCATGCAACCTGCTCTACCAGCTCCTATTGGGGCAAAACAGTAAAGACCACCATGGTTTGTGCTGGTGGTGATGGAATCCATGCTGGATGCAAT GGCGATTCTGGCGGCCCCCTAAACTGTGAGGTTAATGGGGCATTCCAAGTACACGGTGTGACCAGTTTTGTATCTGGCTATGGCTGCAACACTTACCTCAAACCAACAGTATTCACTAGGGTTTCGGCCTACATCTCCTGGATTAATGAC AATATCTACTAA